Proteins from one Falco naumanni isolate bFalNau1 chromosome 2, bFalNau1.pat, whole genome shotgun sequence genomic window:
- the PCDH20 gene encoding protocadherin-20: protein MGPSGGRGSTPARGSLQHLLLFLLFVGPFNCFASYSRATELFYSLNEGLPAGVLIGSLARDLRLPTAGGQHPAALQPPVSFTLASHGLGGQYVQLDNHSGELHTSAVEIDREALCVESSGATVIGGAAAVSSSSSESCLLLLDVLVLPQEYFRLVKVKIAIRDVNDNAPRFPVPHIHLSVPENAPVNTRLAIEHPALDPDVGTNGVQTYRLRDNYGVFTLDVEENESGERTPYLIVMGALDRETQEEYVTVIVAEDGGIPPLVGSATLTIGISDINDNCPQFSDSQLNITLYGNSSLGTHVATVHAVDMDLGSNAQVTYSYSQKVPQPSRDLFHLDESTGAITLSSKVDGDTPRLHRLIILGNGPGCIPAVITVLVTIIKVMMRPPEVVPRFIANEAEGVVYLKELEPVNTPIAFFTIKDPDEKYKVNCSLEGDGPFRLSPYKPYNNEYLLETTKPLDYEAQQLYEISVVAWNSEGFHVNKIIKVQVLDDNDNSPVFSQQLIELSIEENNIPNAFLTKLHATDADSGERGQVSYFLGPDAPSYFALDKTTGVLTVSTQLDREEKEKYRYTVKAVDSGFPPRESIATVTITVLDKNDNSPRFINKDFSFFVPENFPGFGEIGVISVTDADAGKNGWVALSVLNGSDIFVIDTGKGVLRAKVSLDREQQSSYVLWIEAVDGGDPALSSTAKITILLLDINDNPPLVLFPQSNMSYLLVLPSTLPGSPITEVYAVDKDTGMNAVIAYSIIGRRGPRPESFRIDPKTGNITLEESLMQNDYGLYRLLVKVSDHGYPEPLHSTVMVNLFVNDTVSNESYIESLLRKEPDISIEEKQPQISIEPTHKKMESTSCMPTLVALSIISLGSIALVTGMGIYICLRKGKKHHRADENLEVQIPLNGRINLHMLEKKPMEISNI from the exons ATGGGGCCCTCGGGCGGTCGCGGCAGCACCCCCGCCCGCGGCAGCCTGCAG CACTTGctcctcttcctgctcttcGTTGGACCTTTCAACTGCTTTGCCAGTTACAGCCGTGCCACCGAGCTCTTCTATAGCCTCAACgaggggctgcctgctggggtgCTCATCGGTAGCTTAGCTCGTGACCTGAGGCTGCCGACAGCTGGtgggcagcaccctgcagctctccagcccccAGTGTCCTTCACCCTGGCCTCCCATGGCTTGGGAGGGCAGTATGTGCAGCTGGACAACCACTCTGGAGAGCTGCACACCTCAGCCGTGGAGATTGACCGGGAAGCTCTCTGCGTGGAGAGCAGTGGGGCCACCGTCATCgggggagcagctgctgtctcctcttcctcatccgAGtcatgcctgctgctgctggatgtgctggtgctgccacaGGAGTACTTCCGCCTGGTGAAAGTAAAAATTGCTATCCGGGATGTCAACGACAATGCGCCCCGCTTCCCTGTGCCCCACATCCACCTCTCGGTGCCTGAGAATGCACCTGTGAACACCCGCCTGGCTATTGAGCACCCTGCCCTTGACCCTGATGTGGGCACCAATGGTGTCCAGACCTACCGCCTGCGAGATAATTATGGAGTCTTCACCCTGGATGTGGAGGAGAATGAGAGTGGGGAGAGGACTCCCTACCTGATTGTTATGGGGGCTCTGGACAGGGAGACGCAGGAGGAGTATGTCACAGTTATCGTTGCTGAGGATGGGGGGATTCCTCCACTTGTTGGCAGTGCCACCCTCACTATTGGCATCAGTGACATCAATGACAACTGCCCCCAGTTCAGTGACTCGCAGCTCAACATCACCCTTTATGGGAATTCCAGCCTAGGGACACATGTGGCCACTGTCCACGCAGTAGACATGGACCTTGGATCCAATGCCCAGGTCACCTACTCCTACAGCCAGAAGGTCCCCCAGCCATCCAGAGACTTGTTCCATCTGGATGAAAGCACAGGAGCCATCACGCTCTCCAGTAAAGTTGATGGGGACACTCCAAGGCTCCACAGGCTGATCATACTGGGCAACGGTCCTGGTTGTATCCCTGCTGTGATCACAGTGCTAGTGACCATCATCAAGGTCATGATGAGGCCACCTGAAGTTGTCCCTCGTTTCATAGCTAATGAAGCAGAAGGGGTGGTGTACTTAAAGGAACTGGAACCTGTCAACACACCAATAGCTTTTTTTACCATCAAAGACCctgatgaaaaatacaaagtcaaTTGCTCTTTGGAGGGTGACGGGCCTTTCAGACTGTCACCATACAAACCATACAACAATGAATACCTGTTAGAGACCACGAAGCCTTTGGACTATGAGGCACAGCAGCTGTATGAAATCTCCGTAGTTGCATGGAACTCAGAAGGATTTCATGTCAACAAAATAATCAAAGTACAGGTTCTGGACGACAATGACAACTCGCCAGTTTTCTCTCAACAGCTGATAGAATTATCCATTGAGGAGAACAATATTCCCAATGCTTTCTTGACCAAACTGCACGCTACAGATGCTGACAGCGGAGAAAGAGGGCAAGTGTCCTATTTCTTAGGTCCTGATGCCCCTTCCTATTTTGCTTTAGATAAAACCACAGGAGTTCTTACAGTTTCCACCCAGCtggacagagaagaaaaagagaaatacagataCACTGTCAAAGCAGTAGATTCTGGGTTCCCTCCAAGAGAATCAATAGCAACTGTCACCATCACTGTATTGGATAAAAATGATAATAGTCCAAGATTTATCAATAAGGATTTCAGCTTTTTCGTGCCCGAAAACTTTCCAGGTTTTGGTGAAATTGGAGTTATAAGTGTCACAGATGCTGATGCAGGGAAGAATGGATGGGTTGCCCTTTCAGTTCTGAATGGAAGTGATATTTTTGTCATAGATACTGGAAAAGGAGTTTTGAGAGCTAAAGTTTCCCTGGACAGGGAGCAGCAAAGTTCCTATGTTCTATGGATTGAAGCAGTTGACGGTGGTGATCCTGCCCTGTCATCTACAGCAAAAATAACTATCCTTCTTCTGGACATAAATGACAACCCCCCTTTGGTCTTGTTTCCTCAGTCTAATATGTCTTACTTGTTGGTCCTTCCTTCTACTCTTCCTGGCTCTCCCATCACTGAGGTCTATGCTGTCGATAAGGACACTGGCATGAATGCAGTCATAGCTTACAGCATCATAGGAAGAAGAGGCCCTCGACCAGAGTCATTTAGGATTGACCCTAAAACTGGTAATATCACCTTGGAAGAGTCACTGATGCAAAATGACTATGGCCTCTATCGACTGCTTGTAAAAGTTAGTGATCACGGCTATCCAGAACCTCTCCATTCCACCGTGATGGTGAACCTTTTCGTCAATGACACTGTTAGCAATGAGAGCTACATTGAAAGTTTGTTAAGAAAGGAGCCTGATATCAGTatagaagaaaagcagccaCAAATATCCATAGAGCCTACGCATAAAAAAATGGAATCTACATCCTGCATGCCTACCTTGGTAGCTCTGTCAATAATAAGCTTGGGTTCAATTGCTTTAGTAACAGGGATGGGCATTTACATCTGTctaagaaaagggaaaaagcatcACAGAGCAGATGAAAACTTGGAAGTACAAATCCCATTAAATGGAAGAATTAACCTGCACATGTTGGAGAAGAAACCAATGGAGATTTCTAACATTTGA